One region of Kangiella marina genomic DNA includes:
- the purN gene encoding phosphoribosylglycinamide formyltransferase yields the protein MSSNNTRSVATKRIIVLISGSGSNLQALIDAIELGAINGDIVAVISNKPDVLGLERAERANIPTIVIDHRQFDGRASFEAELSKAINELKPDLIALAGFMRILNSEFVQPYEGKMLNIHPSLLPKYKGLHTHRRALENGDKEHGVSVHFVTAELDGGPVIAQRIVEVEDSDTEQSLQQKVQRQEHQLYPEVVARFCNDRLDYRDGKAFIDGKPIQ from the coding sequence TTGTCATCTAATAACACTCGCTCCGTGGCAACGAAACGGATCATTGTCCTCATTTCTGGCAGTGGCTCTAACTTACAAGCATTAATCGATGCTATCGAGCTCGGAGCGATTAACGGTGACATCGTCGCCGTTATCAGTAACAAGCCCGATGTGCTTGGCCTAGAGCGCGCAGAGCGAGCGAACATCCCCACTATCGTCATCGACCATCGACAATTCGATGGTCGTGCCTCATTTGAAGCTGAACTCTCTAAAGCCATTAACGAGCTTAAGCCTGATCTAATCGCGCTGGCTGGCTTTATGCGTATTTTAAATTCAGAGTTTGTTCAGCCTTACGAGGGTAAGATGCTCAATATCCACCCTTCTCTACTACCAAAATATAAAGGCTTGCATACTCATAGGCGAGCATTAGAGAATGGTGATAAGGAACATGGTGTCAGCGTTCACTTTGTTACCGCCGAACTTGATGGTGGTCCAGTGATCGCTCAAAGAATAGTTGAGGTGGAAGACAGTGATACTGAGCAAAGTTTACAGCAAAAAGTTCAACGACAAGAGCACCAGCTCTACCCAGAAGTTGTCGCTCGATTCTGTAACGATCGACTCGATTACCGAGACGGCAAAGCTTTCATCGACGGTAAGCCTATCCAATAA
- the purM gene encoding phosphoribosylformylglycinamidine cyclo-ligase, with protein sequence MSDKKSLSYKDAGVDIDAGNALVDRIKDVCKKTHRPEVLGNIGGFGALFDLPRGYEEPALVAGTDGVGTKLRLALDLNKHDTVGIDLVAMCVNDLIVQGAEPLFFLDYYATGKLDVDVAADVVTGIAEGCQQSGCSLIGGETAEMPGMYEGDDYDLAGFCVGIVDKKKIIDGSKVRSGDVLLGLASSGPHSNGYSLIRKILEVSDADINEAFDDGKTLGETLLEPTKIYVKPLLRLFKEVEVKALSHITGGGLQENLPRVLPKQAKAVVNTNAWSMPKVFQWLQQEGNVDRLEMYRTFNCGIGMVLVVGKDNAEKAKDMLEMMGEKVYTIGHIETREDDEDSVIL encoded by the coding sequence ATGAGCGACAAAAAGTCACTAAGTTACAAAGATGCGGGCGTTGATATTGACGCTGGAAACGCGTTAGTTGACCGTATCAAAGACGTTTGCAAAAAAACACACCGTCCCGAAGTACTCGGAAATATTGGTGGTTTTGGCGCTCTATTTGATTTGCCACGCGGCTATGAAGAGCCTGCTCTCGTCGCTGGAACTGATGGTGTTGGCACCAAACTACGCTTAGCACTGGACTTAAACAAGCATGATACCGTCGGCATCGATCTAGTTGCTATGTGTGTTAATGATTTGATTGTTCAAGGCGCTGAACCTTTGTTCTTCCTAGACTATTACGCCACTGGCAAGCTTGATGTTGATGTTGCAGCTGATGTTGTTACTGGCATTGCAGAAGGCTGCCAGCAATCTGGTTGCTCCTTAATTGGAGGCGAAACGGCTGAAATGCCCGGTATGTATGAAGGCGATGATTACGATTTAGCTGGATTCTGTGTGGGTATCGTTGATAAAAAGAAAATTATCGATGGCAGCAAAGTTAGATCTGGTGATGTGTTGCTAGGACTTGCGTCAAGCGGCCCTCACTCAAACGGGTATTCATTGATTCGTAAAATCCTAGAAGTCAGTGATGCGGATATCAATGAAGCGTTTGATGACGGCAAGACGTTGGGTGAAACCTTGCTTGAGCCAACCAAAATCTACGTCAAACCCCTCCTTCGCCTGTTCAAAGAAGTCGAAGTTAAAGCACTGTCACACATTACCGGCGGTGGTTTACAAGAGAACTTGCCTCGCGTGTTACCTAAGCAAGCTAAAGCTGTGGTCAATACTAACGCTTGGAGCATGCCAAAAGTATTCCAGTGGCTTCAACAAGAAGGCAACGTTGACCGTCTAGAAATGTACCGAACCTTTAACTGTGGTATTGGCATGGTGCTAGTGGTTGGTAAAGACAATGCCGAAAAAGCCAAAGATATGCTTGAGATGATGGGCGAGAAGGTCTATACCATAGGTCATATTGAAACACGCGAAGACGACGAAGACTCTGTCATCCTTTAA
- a CDS encoding OmpA family protein: MKKLTSVKKTLATATLAALFASGCTVLDPYTGEEKTSKAVKYGAVGAVVCGLIGATENSKHARNAALGCGAIGAGVGAYMDHQEAELREELAGTGVGVQRDGDNIQLIMPGDITFDTDRHDVSASFYPVLDSVAKVLYKFVDTNLEVAGFTDSVGSDAYNQTLSEKRAASVASYLRQREIQAGRLHVKGYGERYPIASNENASGRSKNRRVELTIIPQQPR, from the coding sequence ATGAAAAAATTGACCTCTGTAAAGAAAACATTAGCAACAGCAACTTTAGCAGCACTATTCGCTTCGGGTTGTACAGTACTTGACCCTTATACTGGTGAAGAGAAAACCAGTAAAGCGGTTAAATATGGTGCCGTAGGCGCCGTAGTTTGTGGCCTGATTGGCGCAACAGAAAACAGTAAACATGCTCGTAACGCAGCGTTAGGTTGTGGTGCGATTGGCGCCGGTGTTGGTGCCTATATGGACCACCAAGAAGCCGAGCTTCGTGAAGAACTAGCCGGTACAGGCGTAGGCGTTCAGCGTGATGGCGACAACATTCAGCTCATCATGCCAGGCGATATTACGTTTGATACTGACCGTCACGACGTTAGCGCAAGCTTCTATCCGGTCTTAGACTCAGTAGCAAAAGTGCTTTATAAGTTTGTTGATACTAACTTAGAAGTTGCTGGTTTCACGGACTCAGTAGGTTCTGACGCTTACAACCAAACGCTATCTGAAAAGCGTGCTGCGAGCGTTGCAAGCTACTTGCGTCAACGCGAAATCCAAGCCGGTCGTTTACACGTTAAAGGCTATGGTGAGCGTTACCCTATCGCTTCTAACGAAAACGCAAGCGGCCGCTCTAAGAACCGTCGTGTTGAGTTGACGATTATTCCTCAACAGCCTCGTTAA
- a CDS encoding hypoxanthine-guanine phosphoribosyltransferase translates to MNQFTEPSFNLETDAEVIISQSHIDQAIQTLADELNRHYSSAEYDGSPIKVYCIMNGGLYFTGQLLRYLTFPLQLNYLHATRYGHHTSGAALEWKCRPETKDIRGHHILLLDDIFDEGLTLEAIDSKCRQCHPKSVHSAVLTDKLHKRKPTSGFKPDFIGLAVEDRYLFGCGMDYQGLYRNLPAIYALKS, encoded by the coding sequence TTGAACCAATTTACCGAGCCGAGCTTCAACCTCGAGACAGATGCTGAAGTTATTATTAGTCAAAGTCATATTGACCAAGCTATCCAAACATTAGCAGATGAGCTAAACCGTCACTACTCCTCAGCTGAGTATGATGGCTCGCCGATTAAGGTTTACTGCATTATGAATGGTGGTCTCTACTTCACGGGACAGCTACTCCGCTACCTGACTTTTCCTTTACAGCTCAATTATCTGCATGCAACCCGTTATGGCCACCATACGTCGGGCGCAGCCCTCGAGTGGAAATGTCGCCCAGAAACCAAGGATATACGAGGCCATCATATTTTATTGCTCGATGATATTTTTGATGAAGGCTTGACCTTAGAAGCTATTGATAGCAAGTGCCGTCAGTGTCACCCCAAAAGCGTTCACTCCGCTGTACTGACCGACAAGCTCCATAAGCGAAAGCCCACCTCAGGATTTAAGCCTGATTTTATTGGCTTAGCCGTCGAAGACCGTTACCTATTCGGTTGTGGAATGGATTATCAAGGCTTGTATCGTAACTTGCCGGCAATCTACGCTCTAAAAAGCTAA
- a CDS encoding DUF2066 domain-containing protein, whose protein sequence is MTDSRFKLMLMVVAFITAFALSSAAKAERLTDLYTATWPVASQSSSERAQAIRNSLQQALIRASGSRNVARSPAVQSALADAESYLRRYSYQRLSASEQMIYEKPLLLKATFDKQSIVSLLKSASLPIWSEDRPAGLFWIAFDNGQERRIVSEQTQLMAAGLEIAAQSRGLPVTLPLVDIDDQMALETSDVWSRLETPIEAASKRYANDYWVAVSMSKETSQWQATWKVKLYGKVQSFSTSGLTSYEAMQGGVNRIADILAGKLAVVLSDQAQEIMISVENIIDFESYASVQKFLNSLGMVRSASAIEVSQDRVLFKVESLTAPQSLIEAIKLGNNLQLSEPSYGYSNVGEQLTGDFHFVWRQPGL, encoded by the coding sequence ATGACAGATTCTCGTTTCAAGCTGATGTTGATGGTTGTAGCATTTATCACAGCCTTCGCTTTGAGCTCAGCGGCTAAAGCGGAGCGGTTGACCGATCTATATACGGCGACATGGCCGGTGGCTAGTCAGTCTTCATCGGAACGCGCTCAAGCGATCAGAAACAGTTTGCAGCAAGCGCTCATTCGAGCGAGTGGCAGCAGAAATGTTGCACGTTCGCCGGCGGTTCAGTCTGCACTGGCAGATGCCGAGTCTTACCTGCGTCGTTATTCATATCAACGGCTGTCTGCGTCCGAGCAAATGATTTATGAGAAGCCCTTATTGCTCAAGGCAACGTTTGATAAGCAATCGATCGTCAGTTTGCTTAAGTCTGCTTCATTGCCGATCTGGAGCGAAGACAGACCGGCAGGGTTGTTCTGGATTGCTTTTGATAATGGACAAGAACGACGTATTGTTAGCGAGCAAACTCAGTTGATGGCTGCGGGTCTGGAAATTGCTGCGCAAAGTCGCGGTCTTCCAGTGACACTGCCTTTAGTGGATATTGACGATCAGATGGCGCTGGAAACGTCGGATGTCTGGTCGCGTTTGGAAACGCCGATTGAAGCTGCCAGTAAGCGCTACGCTAATGATTATTGGGTCGCTGTCAGCATGTCCAAGGAAACGAGCCAATGGCAAGCGACTTGGAAAGTGAAGCTGTATGGTAAAGTACAAAGCTTTTCTACCAGTGGCTTGACTTCGTATGAAGCGATGCAGGGCGGTGTTAACCGAATCGCTGATATTCTAGCGGGCAAATTGGCTGTGGTTTTATCGGATCAGGCTCAGGAAATCATGATTTCTGTGGAAAACATTATCGACTTTGAGTCTTATGCGAGCGTTCAAAAGTTCTTAAACTCGCTTGGCATGGTGCGCTCAGCAAGTGCGATCGAGGTGTCTCAAGACAGAGTCTTGTTTAAGGTTGAGTCATTAACTGCTCCACAAAGCTTGATCGAAGCGATAAAATTAGGGAATAATCTCCAGCTGTCTGAGCCTAGTTATGGCTACAGTAACGTTGGCGAGCAACTTACAGGTGACTTCCATTTTGTCTGGAGACAACCTGGACTATAA
- a CDS encoding CDP-alcohol phosphatidyltransferase family protein: protein MGLSTIPNIITILRVMLIAPFAYFMWQQDYVPALVIFLIAGLSDGLDGLLAKRFNWQSRFGSITDPLADKVLLFVAILLLVMKGQLSWTLFWISTGRDLFIVGGATAYHYLVEPYEMRPTLISKWNTALLILLVLLVLVDLAWFALPSQLLSSLEVGVIITCIISGLHYIWLGICHYRSRGKGSSLKPQAKDKRHVAESTAEKSS, encoded by the coding sequence ATGGGCTTAAGTACGATTCCAAACATTATTACGATATTGCGAGTGATGCTGATTGCACCATTCGCATATTTCATGTGGCAACAGGATTATGTCCCTGCGCTTGTCATATTCTTAATTGCGGGGCTTTCTGACGGTCTCGACGGGCTTTTGGCGAAGCGCTTTAACTGGCAAAGTCGTTTTGGCTCCATTACGGATCCATTGGCCGATAAGGTTCTTTTATTTGTAGCCATTTTGTTGTTGGTGATGAAAGGGCAGCTCTCTTGGACGCTCTTTTGGATTTCTACAGGTCGGGATCTCTTTATTGTCGGTGGCGCAACGGCTTACCATTACTTGGTTGAGCCTTATGAAATGCGACCGACCTTAATCTCGAAATGGAATACTGCTTTATTAATACTGCTGGTTCTGTTGGTGTTGGTCGATCTTGCTTGGTTTGCGTTACCGTCCCAGCTCTTAAGTAGCCTTGAAGTCGGTGTCATTATTACCTGTATTATCAGTGGCCTTCATTACATCTGGCTCGGCATTTGCCACTACCGTTCTCGTGGAAAAGGCAGCTCCCTGAAGCCTCAGGCTAAGGACAAAAGACACGTGGCTGAAAGTACTGCTGAGAAAAGCTCTTAG
- the hda gene encoding DnaA regulatory inactivator Hda produces the protein MQQLPLDIELKADATFDNFVTGSDGNSQLLSRLQSAAQGEADFIYLYGEPGTGRSHLLQAFTQHYSENLPHSLVAYLPLENSQLVPDMVEGLSGFDAVCIDGFERCVGDKAWETALFNLYNQLKEQGKTLIISGAEAPQALKLTLADLKSRLSAMLIHAIQPLSDDDKRLLIQKKAKERGLELSDEVANFLLSRQQRDLPHLLGMLETLDQASLQAQRRLTIPFVKQVLEL, from the coding sequence ATGCAACAACTACCACTGGATATAGAGCTCAAGGCTGATGCTACTTTCGATAACTTTGTCACCGGTAGTGATGGTAACTCTCAGTTGCTGTCACGTTTGCAGTCGGCGGCTCAGGGCGAGGCAGATTTTATTTACCTCTATGGTGAGCCGGGGACCGGCCGCTCACATTTATTACAAGCTTTTACTCAGCATTACTCTGAAAACCTTCCTCATTCGTTAGTCGCTTACTTGCCGCTGGAGAATAGTCAATTAGTGCCGGATATGGTTGAAGGTTTAAGTGGCTTTGATGCTGTCTGTATTGATGGTTTTGAGCGGTGTGTTGGCGATAAGGCGTGGGAAACAGCTTTATTCAATCTTTATAACCAACTTAAAGAGCAAGGCAAAACCTTGATCATCTCTGGAGCAGAAGCTCCCCAAGCCTTAAAGCTTACCTTAGCTGATCTCAAGTCGCGCCTCAGTGCCATGCTGATACATGCGATTCAACCATTGTCGGATGATGATAAGCGGCTGTTGATCCAGAAAAAAGCCAAAGAAAGGGGGCTGGAGTTAAGCGATGAGGTCGCTAATTTCCTACTTTCTCGTCAACAAAGAGACTTACCACACTTGTTGGGAATGCTGGAAACGCTTGACCAAGCATCATTACAAGCGCAGCGTCGCTTAACGATTCCTTTCGTTAAGCAAGTCTTAGAACTTTAA
- a CDS encoding carboxymuconolactone decarboxylase family protein, whose translation MSDNSKHPFEVFRAEREAGNEKALDTDSLLIKRFFGLDKTAYGEGHLDSKTKELLGLVASMVLRCNDCIDYHLEQAVKQGWNKQEIDEAMGVAMLVGGSIVIPHLRHAKSSLEFLFEEKENA comes from the coding sequence ATGTCAGACAATAGCAAACACCCATTTGAGGTATTTAGAGCCGAGCGCGAAGCGGGTAATGAAAAGGCTTTGGATACCGATAGCCTTCTCATTAAACGCTTCTTTGGTTTGGATAAAACGGCTTACGGTGAAGGTCACTTGGACAGTAAAACAAAGGAGTTACTGGGCTTAGTCGCTTCCATGGTTTTACGCTGTAATGATTGTATCGACTATCACCTAGAGCAAGCGGTTAAGCAAGGCTGGAATAAGCAGGAAATTGATGAAGCGATGGGCGTGGCGATGCTGGTTGGTGGTTCAATAGTTATTCCTCACCTCAGACACGCAAAATCCAGTCTTGAGTTTTTGTTTGAAGAAAAAGAAAACGCTTAA
- a CDS encoding pentapeptide repeat-containing protein encodes MSDNKEKLYNILVQGADTWNRWRKENSKEDIIFDGLDLRGLDLSDCDLSEASFVGTNIAYADLKNSVLIASNLTDANLCYCNLSNAKLIAANLKQANLSHANLLHANLLTAICHRTDLSNVDLRDHDLRGQDLREANLSGADLRGQNLEGLDMHGAKLIGSKMERVNLRDTNLNGADLSDVDLSNCNIDGVTLKSANLSNVNLSSQNLAGFNLSKVNFQGADLRSANLCKANLDGAKLSSSKLWQVQTKGWSIRNIECSHASWDQRGRDFTHYSPHQFEKLFSDKITFILRYQRMLSYQDLATLPFLIEHLEASYWGCKLRIRDIRNEPGDTRAILVVEDTGGLNPSVLESSLQHEADKLQSIQISLQSERKLQFEIRESLQAIKDKYWPKLLELSEIDSDAKTRRLAVLFTDLKGFSNWNEEERTDKLSLFRGLLKPVLKKWNASYPNMEGDSLRATFQSVEQSLHCAAMMQRVLAGAGFSLRIGLDIGEVKITHNEITEQLDIEGDAINFAARLESMADSGQVLVSENVRHYAIQSDAPFNFTEHRLALKKAVGDKQAGDTIVCYSSKSALED; translated from the coding sequence ATGAGTGACAACAAAGAAAAACTCTACAATATATTGGTTCAAGGCGCCGATACTTGGAATCGGTGGCGCAAGGAAAACTCTAAAGAAGACATTATATTTGATGGTTTGGACCTAAGAGGACTGGACCTATCTGACTGTGATTTATCCGAAGCGAGCTTTGTTGGAACCAATATCGCTTACGCAGACTTAAAAAACTCGGTGTTAATCGCCAGTAATTTAACCGATGCCAATCTCTGCTACTGTAACCTGTCCAATGCGAAGCTGATTGCGGCAAACCTAAAGCAAGCTAACCTGAGCCATGCAAATTTACTTCATGCCAACCTTTTAACGGCCATTTGCCACCGAACCGATTTGTCGAATGTGGATTTGCGCGATCATGATCTGCGTGGTCAAGATCTTCGTGAAGCCAACCTAAGTGGTGCCGATCTTCGTGGGCAAAACCTTGAAGGTTTGGATATGCACGGGGCTAAGTTGATTGGCTCAAAAATGGAGCGCGTTAATCTTAGAGACACCAATTTGAACGGTGCTGATTTATCGGATGTCGATTTGTCGAACTGTAATATTGACGGCGTCACCTTGAAAAGTGCTAATTTAAGTAATGTGAACTTGTCCTCGCAAAATCTTGCGGGCTTTAATCTATCCAAAGTTAATTTTCAGGGTGCGGACCTGCGAAGTGCGAACTTATGTAAAGCGAATTTAGATGGTGCGAAATTGAGTTCGAGTAAGTTGTGGCAGGTGCAAACAAAAGGCTGGTCTATCCGCAATATCGAGTGTTCGCATGCCAGCTGGGATCAGCGAGGTCGCGACTTTACACACTATTCGCCACATCAGTTTGAGAAACTATTCTCGGATAAAATTACCTTTATACTGCGCTACCAACGCATGTTGTCCTACCAGGATCTAGCGACCTTGCCGTTTTTGATCGAGCACTTAGAGGCGAGTTATTGGGGCTGTAAACTGAGAATTCGTGATATTCGCAATGAGCCTGGCGATACTCGCGCCATACTGGTGGTGGAAGACACCGGTGGACTGAATCCCTCGGTGCTCGAAAGCAGTTTGCAGCATGAGGCTGATAAACTTCAATCGATTCAAATCAGTTTACAGTCTGAGCGCAAGTTGCAGTTTGAAATTCGAGAGTCGTTACAGGCAATTAAAGATAAGTATTGGCCAAAACTGCTGGAGCTATCTGAGATCGACAGTGATGCGAAAACACGTCGCTTGGCCGTTCTCTTTACTGACTTAAAAGGCTTCTCCAATTGGAATGAAGAGGAGCGAACAGACAAACTTTCTTTATTTAGAGGCTTGTTAAAACCGGTACTTAAAAAGTGGAACGCCAGTTACCCCAATATGGAAGGGGACTCACTTCGAGCTACGTTCCAGTCAGTCGAGCAGTCACTCCATTGTGCGGCAATGATGCAACGTGTGTTAGCCGGAGCGGGTTTTTCATTGCGCATTGGTTTGGACATTGGCGAAGTTAAAATTACCCACAACGAGATTACCGAACAATTAGACATTGAAGGCGATGCGATTAATTTTGCAGCAAGACTGGAGTCCATGGCTGACTCCGGGCAGGTGCTGGTGTCTGAGAATGTTCGACATTACGCCATTCAGTCTGATGCGCCTTTTAATTTTACAGAGCATCGTTTAGCGCTGAAAAAAGCGGTTGGTGATAAACAAGCGGGTGATACTATCGTCTGCTACAGTTCGAAAAGTGCACTCGAGGATTAG
- the pckA gene encoding phosphoenolpyruvate carboxykinase (ATP), producing the protein MSRDVDLSQYGIHSVHEIVYNPSYDTLFEEETRDDISGYERGTVTNMGAVTVDTGIFTGRSPKDKYIVEDDITRDTVWWSKNGVNDNKPITPAIWDDLKETVTEQLSGSRLFVVDTFCGANEDTRLKVRFITQVAWQAHFVKNMFIRPSDEELKDFEPDFVVMNGSKAVNDKWQEHGLNSENFVAFNLTEKIQLIGGTWYGGEMKKGMFSMMNYLLPLKGIASMHCSANVGKEGDVAIFFGLSGTGKTTLSTDPKRALIGDDEHGWDDNGVFNFEGGCYAKTINLSEDNEPDIYRAIRRDALLENVVVDKKGNIDFDDNSKTENTRVSYPIYHIDNIVKPVSKAGHAKKVIFLSADAFGVLPPVAKLTPEQTQYYFLSGFTAKLAGTERGVTEPTPTFSSCFGEAFLSLHPTQYAEVLEKRVRDAGAEVYLVNTGWNGSGKRISIKDTRGIIDAIMDGSIESCEFSNLPYFNLAIPTELNGVDTGILNPQDTYKDPSQWDTKAKELASMFIDNFNRFADNDKAEELIKAGPKV; encoded by the coding sequence ATGTCTCGCGATGTTGACTTGAGCCAATATGGCATCCATTCAGTCCACGAAATCGTTTACAACCCTTCCTACGACACATTATTTGAAGAAGAAACCCGAGATGACATTAGCGGCTATGAACGCGGCACTGTCACTAATATGGGTGCGGTAACGGTCGATACAGGTATTTTCACCGGTCGTTCGCCTAAAGATAAGTATATCGTTGAAGATGATATTACACGCGATACTGTTTGGTGGTCTAAAAACGGTGTTAATGATAACAAACCCATCACTCCAGCTATTTGGGATGACCTTAAAGAAACGGTCACTGAGCAATTATCTGGCAGTCGACTGTTTGTTGTTGATACTTTTTGTGGCGCCAATGAAGATACGCGTCTTAAAGTTCGCTTTATTACACAAGTTGCGTGGCAAGCTCACTTCGTCAAGAACATGTTTATTCGCCCTTCTGACGAAGAGCTGAAAGACTTTGAGCCAGACTTTGTGGTAATGAATGGCTCTAAAGCTGTGAATGATAAGTGGCAAGAGCATGGGTTGAATTCTGAAAACTTCGTTGCTTTCAATTTAACTGAAAAAATTCAACTGATCGGCGGTACTTGGTACGGTGGCGAGATGAAGAAAGGCATGTTCTCGATGATGAACTACCTACTGCCATTGAAAGGTATTGCGTCGATGCACTGTTCAGCCAATGTCGGCAAAGAAGGTGACGTTGCGATTTTCTTCGGCTTATCAGGCACAGGTAAAACAACACTCTCTACCGACCCTAAGCGTGCTTTAATTGGTGACGATGAGCATGGCTGGGATGATAATGGTGTCTTCAATTTTGAGGGTGGCTGTTACGCCAAAACCATTAACTTGTCTGAAGATAATGAACCTGATATCTACCGCGCGATTCGTCGTGACGCTCTTTTAGAAAATGTCGTTGTCGATAAAAAAGGTAACATAGACTTTGATGACAACAGCAAAACTGAGAACACTCGCGTCTCATACCCGATCTATCACATTGATAACATTGTAAAGCCAGTCTCTAAAGCCGGGCACGCGAAGAAAGTCATTTTCTTAAGCGCTGACGCCTTTGGTGTATTACCTCCAGTGGCTAAACTAACCCCTGAACAAACTCAGTATTACTTCCTGTCTGGCTTTACAGCGAAATTAGCAGGAACTGAGCGCGGCGTTACAGAACCAACACCAACCTTTTCGTCGTGCTTTGGTGAAGCCTTCTTGAGCTTACACCCGACTCAATACGCGGAAGTGCTTGAAAAACGAGTTCGTGATGCTGGTGCAGAAGTGTATTTGGTTAACACTGGTTGGAATGGCTCTGGTAAGCGTATCTCAATTAAAGATACTCGCGGTATTATTGATGCCATTATGGATGGTTCCATTGAAAGCTGCGAATTCTCTAACCTTCCATACTTCAACTTAGCGATTCCAACAGAGTTGAATGGCGTCGATACAGGTATCTTAAACCCGCAAGATACTTACAAAGACCCAAGCCAGTGGGATACTAAAGCCAAAGAGCTTGCCAGCATGTTTATTGATAACTTTAACCGCTTTGCTGATAACGACAAAGCAGAAGAGCTTATTAAAGCAGGTCCTAAAGTTTAA
- the ispB gene encoding octaprenyl diphosphate synthase yields MTLDDIRALVDSDFQATNQMILDRLKSDVVLVDQVGHYIVAAGGKRLRPMLVLLAAKALGYQGQDHAKLAAVIELIHTSTLLHDDVVDESSMRRGRETANELFGNQASVLVGDFLYSRSFQMMVEVDNMKVLNILADTTNEVAAGEVLQLMNINDPKVSEDSYYQVIERKTAILFAAATQLGAVLCNASAQIEQGLRDYGLQLGIAFQLIDDALDYASNAEDMGKNVGDDLAEGKPTLPLIYALTQSNDDDQAVIRKAIEQGGLDDLERILAIVNSTDAIEYTYQAAEKAVKRAINALAPLPDNEFKVALIELAKLSLARSA; encoded by the coding sequence ATGACTCTCGACGATATCCGAGCCTTGGTTGACAGTGATTTCCAAGCAACAAACCAGATGATTCTAGACCGACTCAAGTCAGATGTGGTACTGGTGGATCAGGTCGGGCATTATATTGTCGCCGCAGGGGGTAAGCGCCTACGTCCAATGCTCGTTCTGTTGGCTGCCAAAGCCTTAGGTTACCAAGGCCAAGACCACGCTAAACTTGCCGCGGTTATTGAGCTTATTCATACCTCAACATTACTGCATGATGACGTGGTGGATGAATCCAGTATGCGTCGTGGTCGTGAAACGGCTAACGAATTATTCGGCAATCAAGCATCGGTCTTAGTCGGGGACTTCTTATACAGTCGCTCCTTTCAAATGATGGTCGAAGTCGACAACATGAAGGTCCTCAATATCTTAGCCGACACCACCAATGAAGTGGCTGCTGGCGAAGTGCTGCAGTTGATGAATATCAACGACCCAAAAGTATCAGAGGACTCTTACTATCAGGTCATCGAGCGTAAAACCGCTATTCTGTTTGCTGCGGCAACCCAGCTAGGTGCAGTATTGTGCAACGCATCTGCTCAAATAGAACAAGGCTTACGTGATTACGGCTTACAGTTAGGTATTGCATTTCAACTGATTGATGATGCGCTTGATTATGCTTCCAATGCTGAAGACATGGGTAAGAACGTTGGCGATGATCTTGCCGAAGGTAAACCGACTCTTCCATTAATTTATGCGCTAACTCAATCTAACGACGACGACCAGGCAGTCATCCGTAAAGCGATTGAGCAAGGCGGCCTTGATGATTTAGAGCGTATTCTTGCGATTGTAAACTCAACCGATGCCATCGAATACACCTACCAAGCGGCTGAGAAAGCTGTCAAACGAGCAATAAATGCCTTAGCGCCGTTACCGGATAATGAGTTTAAAGTGGCTTTGATCGAACTTGCGAAACTGTCTTTAGCAAGAAGCGCTTAA